The following coding sequences lie in one Carassius carassius chromosome 1, fCarCar2.1, whole genome shotgun sequence genomic window:
- the LOC132132625 gene encoding galactose-specific lectin nattectin-like: MAVWPLCLSFFLLFALDASGNCCEVYVAQFLIYAVYLKSHRVTGTCTLVRQETCESGWSAYKGRCFRFFNFPRSWIDAEKQCLGYDGNLASVHSYEEYIFVQILIKYQTQETTESWIGGYDAVSEGTWLWSDGSKLDQEIWAPGQPDNSNRNEHCLMMNYQPSSNWNDNPCHIKKPYVCVKKYTPTFKFHVKL; the protein is encoded by the exons TGGATGCTTCAGGTAATTGTTGTGAAGTGTATGTGGCCCagtttttaatttatgcagtttACCTCAAATCCCACAGAGT aacgGGGACCTGTACCCTGGTCAGACAAG AAACCTGTGAAAGTGGATGGTCTGCATATAAAGGTAGATGCTTCCGCTTTTTTAACTTTCCGCGTTCCTGGATTGATGCAGAG AAACAGTGTTTGGGCTACGATGGGAACCTGGCTTCTGTACACAGTTATGAGGAGTACATCTTCGTACAGATCTTGATTAAATATCAAACTCAAGAGACAACTGAGTCCTGGATAGGAGGCTATGACGCTGTTTCA GAGGGAACATGGCTCTGGAGTGATGGATCAAAACTGGACCAAGAGATATGGGCTCCTGGACAACCTGACAATAGCAATAGAAACGAGCACTGTCTTATGATGAACTATCAAC CCTCGAGTAACTGGAATGACAACCCCTGTCATATTAAAAAGCcttatgtgtgtgtgaagaaatACACACCAACATTTAAGTTTCATGTAAAATTGTGA